Proteins found in one Acidimicrobiales bacterium genomic segment:
- a CDS encoding TlpA disulfide reductase family protein, whose amino-acid sequence MRRRRTAPWIALGVAVVLLVVIVVAAKAKPAEQRTVDSPLLGHISPSVQGDIVSGPAQSLDELRGRYVLVNFFATWCVPCRQEHPELVRFAAHHAQIGDAAVMQVVYGDRASTVRTFLHNHGGDWTVVDDPKGAIALDWGVRGLPESYLVDPNGYVIYKITGGADADGLEALLRQAKAGEAK is encoded by the coding sequence TTGCGACGGCGCCGTACGGCGCCGTGGATCGCGTTGGGCGTCGCCGTCGTGTTGCTCGTCGTGATCGTCGTGGCGGCGAAGGCGAAGCCGGCGGAGCAGCGCACCGTCGACAGCCCGCTGCTCGGTCACATCTCGCCCTCGGTACAGGGCGACATCGTGTCGGGCCCGGCGCAGTCCTTGGACGAACTGCGCGGCAGGTACGTGCTGGTCAACTTCTTCGCCACGTGGTGCGTGCCGTGTCGCCAGGAGCATCCCGAGTTGGTGCGCTTCGCTGCCCACCACGCCCAGATCGGCGACGCGGCGGTGATGCAGGTCGTCTACGGCGACCGCGCCTCGACCGTGCGTACGTTCCTGCACAACCACGGGGGCGACTGGACGGTTGTCGACGACCCGAAGGGCGCGATCGCCCTCGACTGGGGTGTGCGCGGGCTGCCGGAGAGCTACCTCGTCGACCCGAACGGCTACGTGATCTACAAGATCACCGGCGGCGCCGACGCCGACGGGCTCGAAGCGTTGCTGCGGCAGGCCAAGGCGGGCGAAGCGAA